The sequence below is a genomic window from Streptomyces sp. NBC_00582.
AGGCCTTCGCGATGGAGGGCCTGCGGGCCGTCGCGGACGGGCTGCGCCGGATCGTCCGGGAGCCGGACGACATCGACGGACGGGACGCCACGCTGTACGGCTGCTACCTGTCCGGAGTGGCCTTCGCCTCCGCCGGCTCGGGGCTGCACCACAAGATCTGTCATGTGCTGGGCGGGGCGTACGACCTGCCGCACGCCCAGACCCACGCCACCGTGCTGCCCTACGTGCTGCAGCTCAACGCGCCGGGCGCCCCGGACGCGGCCCACCGGATCGCCGCCGCCCTGGGCAGTGCCACGCCGGTGAGCGGACTGAACGCGCTGCGTGAAGCCCTCGACGCCCCCCGCGCACTGGCAGACCACGGAATGCGCCGCGAGGACATCCCCGAGGCGGCCGGCCTGATCCTGCCGTACGTGCCGCAGGACAACCCGGTCCCGGTCGGCGCCGGAGAACTGACCGACCTGCTCACCCGCGCATGGGCCGGGGAGCCACCACGAGACGGCAAGGCGGTCCGAGATGCCTGAGGCGCCCGAGCCGGACACGACGGCTTTCACCATCACACCCGACAACCCGCACCTGGCGCGCCCGCCGCTGCTGCACGGCGCGCCCCTCGACCGGGCCGGGCTGGTGGTCTACGCGGTGCACGGGCGCGGACAGGGCCCGGCCTTCATGGGGGAACAGGCCGATCGGGTCGGCCTCCCGGGCGTGGCCTGGGTCGTGCCGGGGGCCGACGCCGACACCTGGTATCCGCGCGGCTTCCTCGCGCCGCTGGAGGAGAACCAGCCACGCCTGGGCCAGGCCCTCGAGACGGTACGCACCCACCTCGCCGACCTGGAGCGTATGGGATGGGCGGCACGGGACGTGGTGCTGTTCGGCTTCTCCCAGGGAGCCTGTCTGCTCTCCGAGTACCTGCTGCGGGAGCAGCCGTCATGCGCGGGCGCGTTCCTGCACACCGGGGGCCATCTCGGGCCGGTGGCCAAGCCCTGGTCCGCCCGGCCGGAAAGCGGGCTGACCGGCACCGAGGTCGTGCTCCTGTGCGCGGAGGAGGACGAGTTCGTCCCCCTCGTGCGGGCCGAGCGGACGGCCGGCGCCCTGGCCTCCCTGGGGGCGAGGATCGAGCTGACCACGTACGACGACCCGTTGCACCACCTCAACGAGGACTCTGTCGTACGTCTGCGGCGTATGCTGCGCACTCGCCTGCTGGAGCGGGCCCAGGAGGTCGCGGAGGGCGCGCACCCGGGGGGAGAGCCGTCCCTCCCCGTGACGACCGCGAGGACCGTGACGACCGTGAGGACCACCCAACTCACCACGCGGACGCACACGTCGAAATCGCGCCACACAAGGCATTGATTGTATGACGAACCGGCCGTAGCCTCACTGCCGTGGAGCACGAAGGCTCGTGGGCAAGGAAGCCCTTCTCGCGCCTGGAGACGGCCTCAGTGATGGCCTCCTCCAGGGATCGCGTCCTGCGAACGGTGCGCGAGGACATCTGCTGGTCTCGGCTGGTTCCGGGGCAGCGGCTCGACGTGAACCTGGTCGTGGGACGCACCGGCGTCTCGCGGAGCGTGGTACGTCAGGCCCTCCGTGACCTGTGCGAGCAGGGCTGGCTGACCACCGTGGACGAGGGATGCGTGGTGTGCGTGCCCTCGCCCGAGGAGGCCGCCGAGATCGACGAGGTCCGGCGTGCTCTGGAGGAGGTCACGGTGCGGCGGTTCGTCGCACACGCCTCCGACTCCCAGCTCCGGGCCCTGTACGGCGCTCTGATGGAGTTCGAGGACCTGGCGGAACTCCCGCCGGACCCGTCGGCCCTGCTGCATGCACGGGACAACTTCTACGGACTGCTACTGCGTGCTGCCGGCGTCATGGTCACACTGGACGCCCTGGCGAAACTGCGGGCGCGGATCGTCGTACTGATGTGCGCCTCCCTGTGCTCGCCGGGCCGTGCGCGTGCCGCGGGAGCCGAGCTGCGCAGCATCTACGAGGCGTTGGCCGACCGGGACGCCGAACGGGCCGTTCTCGCCTGCGCCACGCATGTGGACCGTTCGTACGCAGCGGGCTTCCGGGCGCTGGCGGCCCTCGGGGGACCCGAGTCCGGCACCGCGCTGGACTGAGCGGGAGCCAAGAGCGCGAACCGCGTTGATCCCACTCCATTGCTCGGATCCGCACGCCGCAGTATTGTATGACGATATTACGTACATACATTCTGTTTGCTGCGGCTTCGGTCCTGCCAACAGGCCTCCTCACTCCCCTTTCCGACTCGCAGGAGCCCCTGATGAGCACCGGCATCTCCGCACCAGCCCCACCCCTCGCCCAGGGGGCCGCCGTCCGGCGGCGCCGCCTCGCCTACTACGGGCCCGCTTTCGTCGCCGCCGTCGCCTACGTCGACCCCGGCAACTTCGCCACCAACTTCCAGGCGGGAGCCCGGCACGGCTACCTGCTCGTCTGGGTCCTCGTCTCGGCCTGTGCGGTCGCCATGTTCATCCAGTACCTGTCGGCGAAGACCGGTCTGGCCACAGGACGCGACCTGCCGACGCTCTGCCGGGACAGTTTCCGCCGCCCGGCCGTGGTGGGACTGTGGGCACAGGCCGAGGTCGTGGCCATGGCCACCGACCTGGCGGAGTTCGTGGGCGCGGCGATCGGTCTCTATCTGCTCTTCGGCGTGCCCATGCTGCCTGCCGGGCTGATCACCGCCGTGGCGAGCTTCGGAATACTGGCCCTCCAGCGTCGCGGCTACCGCCCTTTCGAATCAGCGATCGTCTTCCTGCTCGGCGTCATCGCCCTGGGCTTCGCGTACACCATGGCCGCCGCAGGCGGCCAGTCCGCATCAGGGGTGGCCTCGGGGATGGTGCCGGACT
It includes:
- a CDS encoding alpha/beta hydrolase, coding for MPEAPEPDTTAFTITPDNPHLARPPLLHGAPLDRAGLVVYAVHGRGQGPAFMGEQADRVGLPGVAWVVPGADADTWYPRGFLAPLEENQPRLGQALETVRTHLADLERMGWAARDVVLFGFSQGACLLSEYLLREQPSCAGAFLHTGGHLGPVAKPWSARPESGLTGTEVVLLCAEEDEFVPLVRAERTAGALASLGARIELTTYDDPLHHLNEDSVVRLRRMLRTRLLERAQEVAEGAHPGGEPSLPVTTARTVTTVRTTQLTTRTHTSKSRHTRH
- a CDS encoding GntR family transcriptional regulator yields the protein MEHEGSWARKPFSRLETASVMASSRDRVLRTVREDICWSRLVPGQRLDVNLVVGRTGVSRSVVRQALRDLCEQGWLTTVDEGCVVCVPSPEEAAEIDEVRRALEEVTVRRFVAHASDSQLRALYGALMEFEDLAELPPDPSALLHARDNFYGLLLRAAGVMVTLDALAKLRARIVVLMCASLCSPGRARAAGAELRSIYEALADRDAERAVLACATHVDRSYAAGFRALAALGGPESGTALD